In a genomic window of Melanotaenia boesemani isolate fMelBoe1 chromosome 1, fMelBoe1.pri, whole genome shotgun sequence:
- the pth1b gene encoding parathyroid hormone 1b, with product MFSVRCLEQLFVIMVLVSILTEANPLPLRKRSISEVQLMHNIREHKQVGERQDWLQEKLKKIIVSGSKHQHEKPGNLIQNDVFVLNT from the exons ATGTTTTCAGTAAGGTGTTTGGAACAACTGTTTGTGATCATGGTTCTCGTCAGTATCCTTACAGAGGCAAACCCACTGCCGCTTAG AAAGAGATCCATCAGTGAGGTACAACTTATGCACAACATTCGAGAACACAAACAAGTTGGAGAAAGACAGGACTGGCTTCAGGAGAAGTTAAAGAAAATTATTGTCTCTGGATCTAAACATCAACATGAGAAACCAGGAAATCTCATtcaaaatgatgtttttgtaCTAAACACATAG